A single region of the Novosphingobium sp. SL115 genome encodes:
- a CDS encoding ABC transporter ATP-binding protein — protein MTAPKIVPQKIAPWSTYKRLWPWLRPYAPRLALVLLASLLATGFTLAQPWISKLMIDEALLKRDGQALLRIAGLMVGVTLGGFVVNALVSYRYVALSAQMLFDMRVALLRHLQTLSPRFYGSFRLGDLMSRLNSDVSDVQRAAGDTLLSALSNLLFFAGSVAMMLWLDWKLFLVGTVLVPLAVASFLHFQRRMTDLTRQMRESGADIGSLLVDTIMGMRTVSALGAEAHEAQRFGAANAGFIQTMLRMQTVSFLTGALPGTIVTTSTAAVIIYGGKQIIDGTMTIGALVAFLTYHGRLLGPVQALMGLTASLASARVALARIFELFDTRPEVIDPVTPRALPRIAHHIRLDGVTMHHGRDAVLQDVSLAIPAGSLTAILGPSGAGKSTLADLLVRFLDPVAGRITIDDVDLRDVALSDLRQRVLLVDQAPFLFNATIAENIAFALPHASPAAIHAAASAAGLDALIARLPEGLATRTGERGLALSAGERHRIAIARALLRAPDVLILDEPTAALDEATERLVASGLRRALPHATLIVITHKPALAVMADHVIRLNHGHAEIEPQVTVHG, from the coding sequence ATGACCGCCCCCAAAATCGTCCCCCAAAAAATCGCGCCATGGAGCACCTACAAGCGCCTGTGGCCATGGCTGCGCCCTTACGCCCCGCGCCTTGCGCTGGTCCTGCTCGCCAGCCTGCTGGCCACCGGGTTCACCCTTGCCCAGCCGTGGATCTCCAAGCTGATGATCGACGAAGCGCTGCTCAAGCGTGACGGGCAAGCCCTGCTGCGCATCGCCGGGCTGATGGTCGGCGTCACCCTCGGCGGCTTTGTCGTCAACGCGCTCGTCTCCTACCGCTATGTCGCACTTTCGGCACAGATGCTGTTCGACATGCGCGTCGCCCTGTTGCGCCATCTGCAAACGCTCAGCCCGCGCTTTTATGGCAGCTTCCGGCTGGGCGATCTGATGTCGCGCCTCAACAGCGATGTGTCCGATGTGCAGCGCGCGGCGGGCGATACGCTGCTGTCAGCCTTAAGCAACCTGCTGTTCTTTGCAGGCAGCGTGGCAATGATGCTGTGGCTCGACTGGAAGCTGTTTCTGGTCGGCACCGTGCTGGTCCCGCTGGCCGTCGCCAGCTTCCTGCATTTTCAGCGCCGCATGACCGATCTGACCCGCCAGATGCGCGAAAGCGGGGCAGATATCGGCAGCCTGCTGGTCGACACCATCATGGGCATGCGCACGGTCAGCGCGCTTGGCGCAGAAGCGCACGAGGCACAGCGCTTCGGCGCGGCCAATGCGGGCTTCATCCAGACCATGCTCAGGATGCAGACCGTCTCGTTCCTGACCGGCGCACTGCCCGGCACCATCGTCACCACCTCCACCGCCGCCGTCATCATCTATGGCGGCAAACAGATCATCGATGGCACCATGACCATCGGTGCACTGGTCGCCTTCCTCACCTATCATGGCCGCCTGCTCGGCCCGGTGCAGGCGCTGATGGGCCTTACCGCCAGCCTCGCCTCGGCCCGCGTGGCGCTGGCCCGTATCTTCGAACTGTTCGACACCCGCCCCGAAGTCATCGATCCTGTCACCCCCCGCGCCCTGCCCCGCATCGCGCACCATATCCGGCTGGATGGCGTGACCATGCACCATGGCCGCGACGCTGTGTTGCAGGACGTCAGCCTCGCCATCCCCGCAGGCTCGCTCACCGCCATTCTCGGCCCATCGGGCGCGGGCAAATCCACGCTGGCAGACCTGCTCGTGCGCTTCCTCGATCCGGTTGCCGGCCGCATCACCATCGATGATGTTGACTTGCGCGATGTGGCGCTGTCTGACCTGCGTCAGCGCGTGTTGCTGGTCGATCAGGCCCCCTTCCTATTCAACGCCACCATTGCCGAAAACATCGCCTTCGCCCTGCCCCACGCTTCGCCCGCCGCGATCCACGCCGCAGCCAGCGCCGCTGGGCTGGACGCGCTGATCGCCCGCCTGCCCGAAGGTCTTGCCACCCGCACCGGCGAACGCGGCCTTGCCCTGTCGGCGGGTGAACGCCACCGCATCGCCATTGCCCGCGCCCTGTTGCGCGCGCCCGACGTGCTGATCCTTGACGAACCCACCGCCGCACTGGACGAGGCAACCGAGCGCCTTGTCGCCAGTGGCCTGCGTCGCGCGCTGCCCCACGCCACGCTGATCGTCATCACCCACAAGCCCGCACTGGCCGTCATGGCCGATCACGTGATCCGCCTGAACCACGGTCACGCCGAAATCGAACCGCAGGTCACCGTTCATGGCTGA
- the qhpE gene encoding subtilisin-like serine protease QhpE: protein MAETLRIAVIDSGVHPDHPHINAACLLPGLSILADGTVLTDPAETLDRLGHGTAVTAAIQEVSPQAQILPIRVFRDGLRASARALAGAIRCAIEARANLINLSLGTANPAHADVFGVLADEALASGSLIIAAAEAQGQPCWPGCLRQVIGVGLDWDIPRGAPRLSPNGTIMASGYPRPIPGVEPQRNLYGISFAVAQVTGWAAANHAITRADLLAHLTESCAD from the coding sequence ATGGCTGAAACCCTGCGCATCGCGGTGATCGACAGCGGCGTCCACCCCGACCATCCGCACATCAATGCGGCGTGCCTGCTCCCCGGCCTGTCGATCCTCGCCGATGGCACCGTGTTGACCGATCCTGCCGAAACGCTCGACCGCTTGGGCCACGGCACCGCCGTCACCGCCGCCATTCAGGAAGTCAGCCCCCAAGCGCAAATCCTGCCCATCCGCGTCTTCCGCGATGGCCTGCGCGCCAGCGCCCGCGCCTTGGCGGGAGCCATTCGCTGCGCCATCGAAGCGCGTGCCAATCTCATCAACCTCAGCCTCGGCACCGCCAACCCCGCCCATGCCGATGTGTTCGGCGTGCTGGCGGATGAAGCTTTGGCGTCCGGCAGCCTCATCATCGCCGCAGCCGAGGCGCAAGGCCAACCCTGCTGGCCCGGCTGCCTGCGCCAAGTCATCGGCGTAGGGCTGGACTGGGACATTCCGCGCGGTGCTCCGCGGCTCTCGCCTAATGGCACCATCATGGCTTCAGGCTATCCCCGTCCCATCCCCGGCGTCGAACCCCAACGCAACCTTTACGGCATCAGCTTTGCCGTCGCCCAAGTCACCGGCTGGGCCGCCGCAAACCATGCCATAACCCGCGCAGACCTGTTGGCACACCTCACCGAATCCTGCGCCGATTGA